Genomic DNA from Alphaproteobacteria bacterium:
ATATCGGTCAAATCGAATTTGCCTTCTTGCATCCGCTGCATCATTTTTTCGGCTTTGGCTTCGTCGAACTCCTGCATCGCTTTTTCAACGAGACCAACAACGTCGCCCATGCCCAAAATGCGACCAGCGACGCGTTTGGCATCGAATTCTTGCAAGCCGTCTAATTTTTCGCCCGTTCCGATAAATTTAATCGCCCGGCCCGTTTCATGACGCATCGACAAGGCCGCACCGCCCCGTGCATCGCCGTCCATACGGGTCAACACAATGCCGGTAATGCCAATTTGCGCATTAAATCCGCGCGCGATATTCAGCGCCTCTTGACCGGTCAAGGCATCGGCCACCAGCAAGGTTTCTTGCGGTTTTACCAAATCGCTAACCTGGCGCAATTCATCCATCAATTCCTGATCGATTTGCAAACGGCCAGCGGAATCTAAAATTAAAACATCATATCCTTCGATGCGCGCAACCTTCATCGCACGTTCGGCGATTTGTAATGGCTTTTCGCCCGTTACAATCGGCAAGCCCCCTACCCCGACTTGGCGCGCCAGAATTTCCAATTGCTGTTGCGCAGCGGGACGATAAATATCTAGCGATGCTAATAAAACTTTTTTGCGGCGTTTTTCATTTAAGAATTTTGCGATTTTGCCGGATGTGGTGGTTTTACCCGAACCTTGCAAACCGGCCATCAAAATTACCGCTGGCGGGGCAACATTGATATTCAATTCCGCCGACTCGTCCTCGCCGCTCAATAATTCCACCAGCGCATCGTGAACGATTTTAACAACTTGCTGTCCAGGAGTAATGGATTGCAAAACATCCACCCCAACCGCGCGGCTTTGCACCTTGGCAATAAAATCTTTGACGGCTGGTAACGATACATCGGCTTCGAGCAGCGCGATGCGCACTTCGCGCATAGCGGCTTCGACGTCTTCGGCACGCAAAGCGCCGCGTCCTTTTAGCCGGTCGAAAATAGATCCGAGTTTGTCGCTTAACGCGTTAAACATTACCTTGCCTTTATCACAAACAAAAAACACCAGTGGACGAAACTCGTCGACTGGCGTGGAAACACCTTTATTTGGTTTTCCGCTTAATTATGGGCGTTTTTAAAGCAAAAGCCCGGCAAAGTCAAGCCTAAGCGATGAAGCTTATTTGATGATAAAACAGATGCTTAGTATATTACCTGGCTCTTAGTCCTAAAATATGACCTATGCCAAAATCACGGGCGATTTGTAAATCCAATACGCTTAATGGCGCGCCGGGAACAAGTACTCCGTTTTGATCTCCCGCAGATTCCCGATAAACATATCCAGACTTTGGCTCTCTTGCTTCTACTACAGAGGTACCGCCCACACCGCTAACACCTGTGTGTGCCATGTCGCATAACATATCCCGCACAACGCCGGTTTTTTGATTTTTCAGACATTATTTTCCTCTTAATCTTTATCTATCGACTGTTCGTCAGTTGTTTAAAACGAGCCTCAAATAGCGCTGCGGTTCGGGTAGAGAATTGTTCCTGCAAACGAGGAGCCTCTTCGCTGCTTCGCCATCCTCTTCCGTGCTGTTTATTAAATTCCGCGCCTACTTGCTGTGCAATGCCGTTGCGCAATTTATTTAAGCCGCGCTCTACTACATCCGTAGGCTGGCCCGCCAAAGTAATTTTTTTGGGATCTTGGTGAGCGGGATAAAATCTTTTTTTGGCCGGACGCGTTGCAGTGTCAACAACGCCGTCTTCTTCTAAACTGCTTTGATAATGTACCATCTCTCGCTCCTATATTATGTTTTTACTATGTGACATATTAATGAAACTTAATCGTAACAATATTAATATGTCAAATATTATGATCAATTTGTAACAGTCTATATCCACAATACCACAAGGTCAACATAAAATTTTTCTATTTCGGATAAATTTCTCCATTTTCAATATATAGGTAATTTTATTACACACAAAATTCCAGTAAATTCAATAACTTGTGGCTTTATCGGATTTGCGCTAGATAAATGGTTTGAAAATAAGGATTCATAATGTTGGCCGTGTTTAAAAAAATGCATGGGCTGGGCAATGATTTTGTGGTGCTCGATAGCCGGAAAAAGCCCCTGCCCCTTACCCTTAAAACCTTGCAACAAATCGCCAACCGTAAAACCGGGATTGGTTGCGATCAGGTCATCGTGCTGGAACCCCCGCGCGGCAAGGGCGCGGATGTGTTCATGCGCATCATCAATGCCGACGGGACCGAAGTGAACGCTTGCGGCAATGCCACGCGTTGCGTCGCCTGGGAATTGGGCGCGGAGAAAAAACAAAATCACATCACCATTCAAACTGGCGCCGGATTATTGGAATGCGAAATCGCAGGCCGCAATTTGGTCAGCGTCGATATGGGCGCGGCGAAATTGGATTGGCGCGATATTCCATTGCGCGATGCTTGCGATACCGCCGAAATTCCAATTGATTTGCCGTGCGCGGATTTGCCGAAACCGGTTGGAGTGAATGTCGGCAATCCACATGCGGTATTTTTTATCAAAAATGTCGAATTTTTTGACGTCGCGAAATGGGGTCCGCAAATCGAAACCCATAAAATGTTTCCGGAAAAAACCAATGTCGAATTTGTGCAGATTTTGGACAAGGGCAGGGTGCGGATGCGGGTTTGGGAACGCGGCGCTGGCATTACCGATGCTTGCGGCACGGGCGCTTGCGCAACTGTGGTTGCGGCAGTGCGTAAAAATCTAACCGACCGGAAAATCGAAGTCATCATGGATGGCGGAAAGTTGATCGTGGAATATTTGCGCGATGGGCATGTGATGATGACAGGGCCGGTGGCGTTATCTTTTTCCGGCGAAATCGATTTGGAAGCCGCTTAAGGGAATGATATGAGCGATCCGCGTATTGTCACTTTTGGTTGCCGTTTAAATCACTATGAATCTGAAGTGATGCGCGAACATGCGCGCGCCGGTGGATTGCAAAATAC
This window encodes:
- a CDS encoding signal recognition particle protein; protein product: MFNALSDKLGSIFDRLKGRGALRAEDVEAAMREVRIALLEADVSLPAVKDFIAKVQSRAVGVDVLQSITPGQQVVKIVHDALVELLSGEDESAELNINVAPPAVILMAGLQGSGKTTTSGKIAKFLNEKRRKKVLLASLDIYRPAAQQQLEILARQVGVGGLPIVTGEKPLQIAERAMKVARIEGYDVLILDSAGRLQIDQELMDELRQVSDLVKPQETLLVADALTGQEALNIARGFNAQIGITGIVLTRMDGDARGGAALSMRHETGRAIKFIGTGEKLDGLQEFDAKRVAGRILGMGDVVGLVEKAMQEFDEAKAEKMMQRMQEGKFDLTDMLDQFRKMQNMGGMGAMLEMLPGMGKIKNQVAGKIDEKMLKRNEAIILSMTPSERSDPDLLKASRKKRIAAGSGTRVEDINRLLKSYEEMSKVMKQIKKGGLAGLLKGGLGQMFGGGGMPGMPDIANIDPKSLMQGGQLPQLPKGLGLPPGFKIPKF
- a CDS encoding diaminopimelate epimerase: MLAVFKKMHGLGNDFVVLDSRKKPLPLTLKTLQQIANRKTGIGCDQVIVLEPPRGKGADVFMRIINADGTEVNACGNATRCVAWELGAEKKQNHITIQTGAGLLECEIAGRNLVSVDMGAAKLDWRDIPLRDACDTAEIPIDLPCADLPKPVGVNVGNPHAVFFIKNVEFFDVAKWGPQIETHKMFPEKTNVEFVQILDKGRVRMRVWERGAGITDACGTGACATVVAAVRKNLTDRKIEVIMDGGKLIVEYLRDGHVMMTGPVALSFSGEIDLEAA